One window of Camelina sativa cultivar DH55 chromosome 4, Cs, whole genome shotgun sequence genomic DNA carries:
- the LOC104782318 gene encoding uncharacterized protein At2g38710 produces the protein MVSANREMAVYCFDTLVSHYNNEETPPPAFEEANHPLFVTWKKIVNGGEPRLRGCIGTLEARRLISGFKDYALTSALRDRRFPPIQAKELPFLQCTVSVLTDYEDAEDYLDWEVGKHGIIIEFTEPETNTKRSGTYLPEVAAHEGWTKLEAIDSLVRKAGYNGVITEALRRRIHLTRYQSTLFSMHYSEYLSYVKATRSVGPGINGTNTPAFA, from the exons ATGGTGTCGGCGAACAGAGAAATggctgtttactgtttcgacACTTTGGTCTCTCACTACAACAACGAAGAGACTCCACCACCTGCCTTTGAAGAGGCCAATCA tCCATTGTTTGTTACCTGGAAGAAAATAGTGAATGGTGGGGAGCCTCGATTGCGTGGATGTATTGGTACACTGGAAGCACGCCGCTTGATCAGTGGCTTCAAGGATTATGCCTTGACAAG TGCCTTGAGAGACCGCAGGTTCCCACCTATACAGGCCAAAGAATTGCCATTTCTGCAATGTACAGTGTCTGTCCTGACTGATTATGAGGATGCAGAAGATTACCTTGATTGGGAG GTGGGAAAGCACGGTATAATCATTGAGTTTACTGAACCTGAGACTAATACAAAGCGAAGTGGTACATATTTGCCTGAGGTTGCAGCTCATGAAG gctgGACAAAGCTAGAGGCAATAGATTCGCTGGTGCGTAAAGCAGGATACAACGGTGTAATAACAGAAGCATTGCGTAGGCGAATCCATCTAACGCGTTACCAGAGTACATTATTCAGCATGCATTACAGCGAATACCTTTCGTATGTGAAGGCAACAAGGAGCGTTGGCCCTGGTATTAATGGGACCAACACGCCTGCTTTTGCCTGA
- the LOC104782319 gene encoding 65-kDa microtubule-associated protein 5-like, which yields MSPSSTTTCTSLLQELQIIWDEIGESYNDRDKMLLELEQECLDIYNKKVEKTRKYRAELQRSLAQAEAEIASLMSALGEKVSFPRKEGSLKEQISTVKPVLEDLVMKKDLRRKELSETLSQIAEISSNIAGNDYPVSSGPQIDESDLTQRKLDELRAHLQDLRNEKAVRLQKQNSYISAVHELSEIMSFDSSKALSSIHSSLTELSKTHWKSISNDTLARLTELVKSLKEEKHKRLIKLQGLGRSMQELWNLMETPMDERRRFDHCSDLLSGLADDALKKGCLGLDIIREAEDEVKRLNTLKSRKMKELVFKRQCELEEICIGNHMDINSDPSRKSLFNLIESGDGDLYDILASIDGEIEKAKAEALSRKEILDKVDKWRHSKEEEKWLDDYEKDENRFSAVRGAHKNLKRAEKARSLISKIPAMIDVLITKVKSWEKERGVPFLCDKHPLLQTLEEDIAMRAQREEEKRQFREQKRLQGQLATEKEAKYGSKSAKKKPLGQSLNTDNVTKTPIGRRIGSTPGRAAISGGKDCRGNSVIPLNYVALQKDD from the exons atgtctccGTCTTCAACCACCACTTGCACTTCCCTTCTCCAAGAGTTGCAG ATAATATGGGATGAGATTGGTGAAAGCTACAATGACAGGGATAAGATGCTGCTTGAACTTGAGCAGGAATGTCTggatatatacaacaaaaaggTTGAGAAAACTCGTAAGTACAGAGCTGAGTTGCAGCGATCTTTAGCTCAAGCTGAAGCTGAGATTGCCAGCCTCATGTCTGCACTTGGTGAAAAAGTTTCGTTTCCAAGG aaagaaggctCTCTGAAGGAGCAGATATCCACTGTCAAGCCTGTATTGGAAGATCTAGTGATGAAAAAGGATCTGCGAAGGAAAGAACTCTCTGAGACACTGTCTCAAATAGCAGAGATCTCTTCCAACATAGCGGGAAATGATTACCCTGTTAGTTCTGGTCCACAAATCGATGAAAGTGACTTGACACAAAGAAAGTTGGATGAACTTAGAGCACATCTGCAGGATCTTCGTAATGAAAAG gCTGTTCGACTGCAGAAACAAAACTCTTATATCAGTGCTGTCCATGAGTTGTCAGAGATTATGTCGTTTGATTCCTCGAAGGCACTGAGTAGCATTCATAGCAGCTTGACCGAGTTATCAAAGACGCATTGGAAAAGCATTAGCAATGATACTCTTGCAAGGTTAACAGAACTTGTAAAGTCTCTGAAGGAGGAGAAACATAAGAGGTTGATCAag CTACAAGGTTTGGGGAGAAGCATGCAAGAGTTGTGGAACCTAATGGAAACACCTATGGATGAGAGGAGAAGATTTGACCATTGCAGTGACTTACTTTCTGGTCTAGCTGATGATGCCTTGAAAAAGGGATGTCTCGGTCTGGACATTATCCGGGAG GCCGAAGATGAAGTTAAAAGACTAAACACCCTGAAGTCCAGGAAAATGAAGGAATTGGTGTTTAAGAGGCAGTGTGAACTAGAAGAGATCTGCATAGGGAATCATATGGACATCAATAGTGATCCTTCAAGAAAGAGTCTTTTCAACCTCATTGAATCTG GTGATGGTGATCTGTATGATATCTTGGCAAGCATAGATGGTGAGATCGAGAAGGCAAAAGCGGAAGCTTTAAGCAGAAAGGAAATTTTGGACAAAGTTGATAAGTGGAGGCActcaaaagaggaagaaaaatgGCTTGATGACTATGAAAAG GATGAAAATCGCTTCAGTGCTGTAAGAGGAGCGcacaaaaacttaaaacgaGCAGAGAAAGCAAGGAGCCTTATCAGCAAAATTCCTG CGATGATTGATGTTCTGATCACGAAAGTGAAGTCCtgggaaaaagaaagaggagtCCCATTCTTATGTGATAAG CACCCGTTGTTACAAACACTGGAAGAAGACATTGCTATGCGTGCTCAAAGAGAAGAGGAAAAGCGTCAATTCCGA GAGCAGAAACGACTACAAGGTCAGCTTGCTacagaaaaagaagcaaagtaTGGTTCAAAGTCTGCAAAGAAGAAGCCACTGGGACAGAGTCTTAACACAGACAATGTGACTAAAACTCCAATTGGTCGAAGGATTGGGAGTACACCTGGACGTGCTGCTATTTCTGGAGGCAAAGATTGTAGAGGCAATTCCGTGATACCGTTGAACTATGTTGCTCTTCAGAAAGACGATTGA
- the LOC104782317 gene encoding diphosphomevalonate decarboxylase MVD1 translates to MAEEKWVMMVTAQTPTNIAVIKYWGKRDEVRILPINDSISVTLDPDHLCTLTTVAVSPSFDRDRMWLNGKEISLSGSRYQNCLREIRSRGDDVEDKEKGIKIEKKDWEKLHLHIASHNNFPTAAGLASSAAGFACLVFALAKLMNVNEDPSQLSAIARQGSGSACRSLFGGFVKWNMGNKEDGSDSVAVQLVDDKHWDDLVIIIAVVSSREKERSSTSGMRESVETSLLLQHRAKEVVPERIVQMEEAIKNRDFTSFTKLTCADSNQFHAVCMDTSPPIFYMNDTSHRIISLVEKWNRSASTPEIAYTFDAGPNAVLIARNRKVAVELLQGLLYCFPPKPDTDMKSYVLGDASIVKEAGVEGELPQGIKDKIGRQDQKGEVSYFICSKAGRGPVVLQDQTQALLHPQTGLPK, encoded by the exons ATGGCGGAGGAGAAATGGGTGATGATGGTAACGGCACAGACGCCGACGAATATCGCCGTGATTAAGTATTGGGGAAAGAGAGATGAGGTTCGGATTCTTCCCATTAACGATAGCATTAGCGTCACGCTTGATCCTGATCACCTTTGTACTCTCACTACCGTCGCTGTTAGTCCCTCCTTTGATCGGGATCGAATGTGGCTTAACGGCAAG GAAATCTCGCTTTCTGGAAGTAGGTATCAGAATTGCTTGAGGGAAATTAGAAGTCGTGGTGATGATGTTGAAGACAAAGAAAAGGGTATCAagatagagaagaaagattGGGAGAAACTTCATCTTCATATTGCTTCTCATAACAATTTCCCTACTGCTGCTGGCTTAGCTTCTTCAGCTGCTGGTTTTGCTTGCTTAG TTTTTGCTCTTGCCAAGTTGATGAATGTAAATGAAGATCCAAGTCAACTTTCTGCTATAGCAAG GCAAGGTTCAGGAAGTGCTTGCCGTAGTTTATTTGGGGGATTTGTCAAGTGGAACATGGGAAACAAAGAAGATGGAAGTGACAGTGTTGCAGTTCAACTGGTAGATGATAAGCATTGGGATGATCTTGTTATCATTATTGCTGTG GTTAGTTCACGAGAGAAGGAAAGAAGCAGCACCTCGGGAATGCGCGAGAGTGTTGAGACAAGTTTGCTCTTACAGCATAGAGCAAAG GAAGTTGTCCCAGAACGGATTGTGCAAATGGAAGAAGCTATAAAGAATCGAGATTTTACATCTTTTACAAAATTGACGTGTGCAGACAGTAATCAGTTTCATGCTGTTTGTATGGATACATCTCCACCCATATTCTACATGAATGACACCTCCCACAg GATAATAAGCTTAGTTGAAAAGTGGAACCGTTCTGCCAGTACACCAGAG ATTGCTTACACATTTGATGCAGGTCCAAACGCGGTCCTAATTGCACGAAACAGAAAAGTAGCAGTTGAATTGCTGCAGGGGTTGCTCTACTGCTTCCCGCCTAAGCCTGACACAGACATGAAGAG TTACGTACTGGGCGATGCATCGATTGTAAAAGAGGCAGGCGTGGAAGGAGAGCTTCCACAAGGAATTAAAGACAAAATTGGACGTCAGGATCAAAAAGGTGAAGTGAGTTATTTTATATGCAGCAAAGCTGGAAGAGGACCTGTGGTGCTTCAAGACCAAACTCAGGCTCTTCTCCATCCTCAAACTGGCCTCCCCAAATAA
- the LOC104782320 gene encoding peptidyl-prolyl cis-trans isomerase CYP22 — translation MNSGGGIVAAPTTTAAAPSSGGGGGNVEWHVRPQNPKNPVVFFDVSIGGIPAGRIKMELFADIAPRTAENFRQFCTGEHRKAGKPLGYKECQFHRVIKDFMIQSGDFLKNDGSGCVSIYGHKFDDENFTAKHTGPGLLSMANSGPNTNGCQFFITCAKCDWLDNKHVVFGRVLGDGLLVMRKIENVAIGPNNRPKLAVLITECGEM, via the exons ATGAATTCGGGAGGAGGAATCGTTGCTgcaccaacaacaacagcagcagctcCTTCaagcggcggcggtggtggaaACGTTGAGTGGCATGTAAGACCACAGAACCCTAAAAACCCAGTCGTCTTCTTCGATGTCTCTATTGGTGGCATCCCCGCCGGTCGTATCAAGATGGAGCTTTTCGCCGATATTGCTCCCAGAACCGCTGAGAACTTCAGGCAGTTCTGTACTGGTGAACACAG AAAGGCTGGAAAGCCTCTTGGTTACAAAGAGTGTCAGTTTCACAGGGTTATCAAGGATTTTATGATTCAAAGTGGTGATTTTCTTAAG AATGATGGTAGTGGATGTGTATCAATTTATGGCCACAAGTTCGATGATGAAAATTTTACTGCCAAACATACTGGCCCAGGACTGCTCTCCATG GCTAACAGTGGACCAAACACAAATGGGTGCCAG TTCTTCATTACCTGTGCAAAATGCGACTGGCTTGACAATAAGCATGTTGTCTTTGGG AGAGTGCTTGGGGATGGTTTATTGGTGATGCGGAAGATTGAGAACGTGGCTATCGGACCTAATAACCGGCCTAAGCTTGCAGTTTTAATTACTGAGTGTGGGGAGATGTGA
- the LOC104782322 gene encoding annexin D4, with protein sequence MALPLDLESLTEAFSGNLGMGVDENALISTLGKSHKDHRKLFRKASKGFFVEDEERAFEKCHDHFVRHLKLEFSRFNNAVVMWAMHPWERDARLMKKALKKGEEAYNLIVEVACTRSAEDLLGARKAYHSLFDQSMEEDIASHVHGPNRKLLVGLVSAYRYEGNKVKDDSAKSEAKILAEAVASPGEEVVEKDEVVRILTTRSKPHLQHVYKHFNDIKGSDLLGGVSHSSLLNEALLCLLKPAVYFSKILDASLNNEADKTTKKWLTRVFVTRADHSDEMKEIKEEYNKLYGETLAQRIQDKIKGNYRDFLITLLSKSD encoded by the exons ATGGCTCTTCCTCTCGACCTCGAAAGCCTCACTGAAGCATTCTCAG GGAATCTAGGGATGGGAGTTGATGAGAACGCTTTGATTAGCACACTGGGGAAATCGCACAAGGATCATCGAAAACTATTTAGGAAAGCAAGCAAAGGTTTCTttgtggaagatgaagaaagagctTTTGAGAAATGTCATGATCACTTCGTCAGACATCTCAAGCTTGAGTTCTCTCGCTTCAAT AACGCGGTGGTGATGTGGGCGATGCATCCATGGGAGAGAGACGCAAGGTTGATGAAGAAAGCtttaaagaaaggagaagaagcgtACAACCTCATCGTGGAGGTCGCATGCACGCGTTCCGCTGAGGATCTCCTTGGTGCACGTAAAGCTTACCACTCTCTCTTCGACCAGTCAATGGAAGAAGACATTGCCTCTCACGTCCACGGACCTAATCGCAAG TTGCTTGTGGGGCTCGTGAGTGCTTATAGATACGAAGGGAACAAGGTGAAAGACGATTCTGCCAAATCGGAGGCTAAGATTCTGGCCGAAGCTGTGGCTTCTCCCGGAGAAGAAGTCGTAGAAAAGGATGAGGTTGTTAGGATTTTGACCACAAGAAGCAAACCCCATCTACAACATGTCTACAAACACTTTAACGATATTAAAGGCTCTGATCTTCTTGGG GGTGTATCTCATTCTTCGCTCCTCAACGAAGCATTGCTTTGTTTGCTCAAACCGGCTGTGTATTTCAGCAAG attttggaTGCGTCTCTGAACAACGAGGCAGACAAGACTACCAAGAAATGGTTGACAAGAGTGTTTGTTACAAGAGCGGATCATAGTGATGAGATGAAAGAGATCAAAGAAGAGTACAATAAGCTTTATGGTGAGACTTTGGCACAAAGAATCCAAGACAAGATCAAAGGGAACTACAGAGATTTCTTGATCACACTCCTCTCCAAATCCGATTGA
- the LOC104782321 gene encoding haloacid dehalogenase-like hydrolase domain-containing protein Sgpp has product MNGSSDLNPTESKPSLSHLAPLEAILFDVDGTLCDSDPIHLIAFQELLQEIGFNNGVPIDEKFFVANIAGKHNSEIAQLLFPDDVPRGIQFCDEKEALYRKLVAEKIKPLDGLIKLTKWIEDRGLKRAAVTNAPKENAELMISKLGLTDFFQAVILGSECEYPKPHPGPYLKALEILNVSKDHTLVFEDSISGIKAGVAAGMPVIGLTTGNPASILVQAKPAFLIENYADPKLLAVLEELDNNKGSSQKF; this is encoded by the exons ATGAATGGCTCCTCTGATCTTAATCCTACTGAGAG CAAACCTTCTCTGTCACATCTTGCTCCATTAGAAGCCATTCTGTTTGATGTTGATGGAACACTCTGTGATTCAGATCCCATTCACCTTATTGCCTTTCAAGAACTGCTTCAAGAG ATTGGTTTTAACAATGGTGTCCCAATCGACGAGAAGTTCTTTGTTGCTAACATTGCTGGCAAACACAATTCTGAAATTGCTCAACTTCTGTTCCCTGATGATGTTCCTAGAGGGATACAATTCTGTGATGAAAAAGAAGCTCTTTACCGCaa ACTTGTTGCAGAAAAGATTAAGCCACTAGATGGGCTTATAAAGCTGACCAAATGGATCGAAGATCGTGGTTTGAAACGAGCTGCGGTTACAAACGCTCCAAAAGAAAACGCAGAGCTAATGATATCAAAACTCGGTCTGACTGATTTCTTTCAAGCAGTGATACTTGGCTCTGAATGTGAATATCCAAAACCACACCCTGGACCTTACTTGAAGGCTCTTGAAATCCTTAACGTGTCAAAGGACCACACGCTAGTGTTCGAAGACTCGATCTCTGGGATAAAAGCTGGAGTTGCAGCTGGAATGCCCGTGATCGGACTCACTACAGGGAATCCAGCTAGCATCCTTGTGCAAGCCAAACCCGCTTTTCTCATCGAGAACTATGCGGATCCTAAACTGTTGGCTGTGTTGGAAGAACTTGATAACAACAAGGGGAGTTCTCAAAAGTTTTGA